The Glycine soja cultivar W05 chromosome 6, ASM419377v2, whole genome shotgun sequence genome has a window encoding:
- the LOC114417052 gene encoding putative multidrug resistance protein: MGNNSMFRYADGMDKLLMFFGTLGSLGDGLQTPLMMYILSDVINAYGDKNSHLTRHDVNKYALRLFCAALGVGLSAFIEGMCWTRTAERQASRMRMEYLKSVLRQEVGFFDTQTAGSSTTYQVVSLISSDANTIQVVLCEKIPDCVAYMSTFLFCHILAFVLSWRLTLAAIPLSVMFIVPALVFGKIMLDLVMKMIESYGIAGGIAEQAISSIRTVYSYVGENQTLTRFSSALQKTMEFGIKQGFAKGLMLGSMGVIYISWGFQAWVGTFLITNKGEKGGHVFVAGFNVLMGGLSILSALPNLTAITEATAAVTRLFEMIDRVPTIDSEDKKGKALSYVRGEIEFQDVYFCYPSRPDTPVLQGFNLTVPAGKSVGLVGGSGSGKSTVIQLFERFYDPVEGVILLDGHKTNRLQLKWLRSQIGLVNQEPVLFATSIKENILFGKEGASMESVISAAKAANAHDFIVKLPDGYETQVGQFGFQLSGGQKQRIAIARALLRDPKVLLLDEATSALDAQSERVVQAAIDQASKGRTTIIIAHRLSTIRTANLIAVLQAGRVVELGTHNELMELTDGEYAHMVELQQITTQNDESKPSNLLTEGKSSHRTSIPQSPTVSFRSSTVGTPMLYPFSQGFSMGTPYSYSIQYDPDDDSFEDNLKRPNHPAPSQWRLLKMNAPEWGRAMLGILGAIGSGAVQPVNAYCVGTLISVYFETDSSEMKSKAKTLALVFLGIGVFNFFTSILQHYNFAVMGERLTKRIREKILEKLMTFEIGWFDHEDNTSASICARLSSEANLVRSLVGDRMSLLAQAIFGSIFAYTLGLVLTWKLSLVMIAVQPLVIGSFYSRSVLMKSMAEKARKAQREGSQLASEAVINHRTITAFSSQKRMLALFKSTMVGPKKESIRQSWISGFGLFSSQFFNTSSTALAYWYGGRLLIDDQIEPKHLFQAFLILLFTAYIIADAGSMTSDLSKGSSAVGSVFTILDRKTEIDPETSWGGEKKRKIRGRVELKNVFFAYPSRPDQMIFKGLNLKVEPGRTVALVGHSGCGKSTVIGLIERFYDPAKGTVCIDEQDIKFYNLRMLRSQIALVSQEPTLFAGTIRENIAYGKENTTESEIRRAASLANAHEFISGMNDGYETYCGERGVQLSGGQKQRIALARAILKNPAILLLDEATSALDSVSEILVQEALEKIMVGRTCIVVAHRLSTIQKSNYIAVIKNGKVVEQGSHNELISLGHEGAYYSLVKLQGGSSPR, from the exons ATGGGAAACAATAGTATGTTTCGTTATGCAGATGGAATGGACAAGTTGTTGATGTTCTTTGGGACCTTGGGAAGCCTTGGAGATGGACTACAAACCCCTCTCATGATGTACATTCTTAGTGATGTGATCAACGCCTATGGTGACAAGAATAGTCATTTGACAAGGCATGATGTGAACAAG TATGCGTTGAGGCTTTTTTGTGCTGCACTTGGAGTTGGACTTTCAGCTTTTATTG AAGGAATGTGTTGGACAAGAACTGCAGAGAGACAGGCTTCCAGAATGAGAATGGAATACCTAAAATCAGTCCTAAGACAAGAAGTTGGCTTCTTTGACACTCAGACTGCTGGTTCTTCAACAACCTACCAAGTTGTCTCCCTCATTTCCTCAGATGCAAATACAATCCAAGTTGTCTTGTGTGAGAAG ATACCTGACTGCGTAGCTTACATGTCAACATTCCTATTCTGCCACATCTTGGCATTTGTACTTTCATGGAGACTTACACTGGCTGCCATACCACTGTCTGTCATGTTCATTGTTCCGGCACTTGTATTTGGGAAGATCATGTTGGATCTTGTAATGAAAATGATCGAGTCTTATGGGATTGCTGGTGGGATAGCAGAACAGGCAATATCTTCAATAAGAACTGTTTATTCATATGTTGGGGAGAATCAAACACTAACCAGATTTAGCAGTGCACTTCAGAAAACTATGGAATTTGGAATAAAGCAAGGTTTTGCAAAAGGGTTAATGttgggaagtatgggagttATTTATATAAGTTGGGGATTTCAGGCTTGGGTTGGAACTTTTCTGATCACTAATAAAGGAGAAAAAGGAGGCCATGTATTTGTAGCCGGCTTCAATGTCCTCATGGGAGGCTT GAGCATTTTAAGTGCCCTTCCAAATTTAACTGCCATCACAGAGGCAACTGCTGCTGTCACTCGCCTTTTCGAAATGATTGATCGAGTGCCGACTATAGATTCTGAAGATAAGAAAGGAAAGGCCTTATCATATGTGAGGGgagaaattgaatttcaagacgTCTACTTCTGTTACCCGTCTAGGCCAGACACACCAGTCTTGCAGGGATTCAATCTCACTGTCCCAGCAGGCAAGAGTGTAGGCCTTGTGGGAGGGAGTGGTTCAGGTAAATCCACTGTCATACAACTGTTTGAAAGGTTTTATGACCCTGTTGAGGGAGTAATACTCTTGGATGGTCACAAGACTAATAGGCTTCAGCTCAAGTGGTTGAGATCTCAAATTGGCCTAGTAAATCAAGAGCCTGTTCTCTTTGCCACTTCcataaaagagaatatattGTTTGGAAAAGAAGGAGCCTCAATGGAAAGTGTGATTAGTGCGGCTAAAGCAGCTAATGCACATGATTTCATAGTCAAGTTGCCAGATGGATATGAAACTCAA GTTGGACAGTTTGGATTCCAACTGTCTGGTGGGCAGAAGCAACGCATTGCCATAGCAAGAGCCTTACTAAGGGATCCTAAGGTTCTCTTGCTTGATGAAGCTACCAGTGCACTGGATGCTCAGTCTGAAAGAGTGGTACAGGCAGCAATTGATCAAGCTTCAAAAGGAAGGACAACAATCATCATTGCTCACCGTTTGTCTACAATTCGAACGGCTAACTTGATTGCAGTCCTTCAAGCAGGGAGAGTCGTTGAATTAGGTACACATAATGAACTCATGGAATTGACTGATGGTGAGTATGCTCACATGGTAGAGTTGCAGCAAATAACAACTCAGAATGATGAATCCAAACCTTCCAATCTTCTAACAGAGGGAAAGAGCTCCCACAGAACGAGCATTCCTCAAAGTCCAACTGTAAGTTTCAGATCAAGCACTGTAGGAACTCCCATGTTGTATCCCTTTAGTCAGGGATTTTCCATGGGAACACCTTACTCCTACTCTATCCAATATGACCCTGATGATGATAGTTTTGAAGATAACTTGAAAAGACCAAATCATCCAGCTCCTTCGCAGTGGCGTTTGCTGAAAATGAATGCACCTGAGTGGGGAAGAGCAATGCTAGGAATCTTAGGAGCAATAGGATCAGGAGCAGTACAACCTGTGAATGCATACTGTGTAGGAACACTTATTTCGGTTTATTTTGAAACTGATAGCTCTGAGATGAAGTCTAAAGCTAAAACCCTGGCCCTCGTTTTCTTAGGAATTGGTGTTTTCAACTTCTTCACTAGTATTCTCCAACACTATAACTTTGCAGTCATGGGAGAAAGATTGACCAAAAGAATAAGAGAGAAGATACTAGAGAAGTTGATGACTTTTGAGATAGGGTGGTTTGATCACGAAGATAACACAAGTGCATCCATTTGTGCAAGATTGTCCTCAGAAGCCAACTTGGTTCGTTCCCTTGTTGGCGATCGGATGTCTTTGTTGGCCCAAGCAATTTTTGGGTCTATCTTTGCCTACACTCTAGGACTTGTGCTCACATGGAAGCTTTCCCTTGTGATGATTGCAGTGCAACCATTAGTCATTGGAAGCTTTTACTCAAGAAGTGTCTTAATGAAGAGTATGGCCGAGAAAGCTCGTAAAGCGCAAAGGGAGGGAAGCCAACTTGCAAGTGAAGCTGTTATAAACCACAGAACCATAACTGCCTTCAGCTCTCAGAAAAGAATGTTGGCACTTTTCAAATCCACAATGGTGGGGCCTAAAAAGGAGAGTATTAGGCAGTCATGGATTTCAGGCTTTGGTCTTTTCAGCTCCCAGTTTTTTAACACTTCATCGACAGCATTGGCTTACTGGTATGGTGGGAGGCTCTTGATAGATGATCAAATAGAACCAAAGCACCTCTTCCAAGCATTTTTAATATTACTCTTCACTGCATACATTATTGCAGATGCTGGAAGCATGACTTCTGACTTGTCCAAAGGAAGCAGTGCAGTTGGATCAGTTTTCACAATCCTTGACAGGAAAACTGAGATTGATCCCGAGACCTCCTGGGGAGGCgagaagaagaggaaaataAGGGGCAGAGTTGAGCTTAAGAATGTATTCTTTGCATATCCATCTAGACCTGATCAAATGATTTTCAAGGGTCTGAATCTTAAAGTTGAACCTGGGAGAACAGTGGCTCTAGTCGGGCACAGTGGTTGTGGTAAATCAACTGTCATTGGTCTTATTGAAAGGTTTTATGATCCTGCAAAGGGAACGGTGTGCATAGATGAACAAGACATCAAGTTCTATAACTTGAGAATGCTGAGGTCACAAATTGCATTAGTGAGTCAGGAGCCAACACTTTTTGCTGGCACCATTCGAGAAAACATTGCCTATGGGAAAGAAAACACTACTGAATCTGAGATAAGAAGGGCTGCATCTCTGGCTAATGCTCATGAATTCATAAG TGGAATGAATGATGGGTATGAGACATACTGTGGAGAAAGAGGAGTTCAGCTATCTGGAGGTCAGAAACAAAGAATAGCCTTAGCAAGGGCCATACTGAAGAATCCTGCAATACTGCTTCTGGATGAGGCTACTAGTGCACTTGATAGTGTGTCAGAGATCTTGGTCCAAGAAGCACTAGAGAAGATAATGGTTGGAAGAACATGCATTGTAGTGGCACACAGGCTCTCTACAATACAGAAATCCAACTACATTGCTGTTATTAAGAATGGGAAGGTTGTAGAACAAGGTTCACATAACGAATTGATTTCGCTTGGACATGAGGGTGCATACTATTCTCTTGTTAAACTTCAAGGTGGTAGCTCCCCTAGGTAA